The stretch of DNA TGCTGCTGAATTCCGTGACGGGCTTGATCCAATCGATGTGATCGATCATCGCCAAATCCCAAGAGTCCCCGTATTCATCGGTGAGAGTGAAGCTGCGCTTTGCAAATTTTTCCGCGAGAGGGAGAAGGGATTCGAGTTCCGCCGTGCGGATGGCGGGTTCGCTGGTGAGCAAGGGGAGGGTGTCGGAGGCGGGAACGGTGGCTCCATTCTCCCAATATCCTTCGATTTGTTTGGTGAGGGTTTTGAGATCTATTCCATATCCTATTTGCTCTTCCAGAATCACGACTTGTCCATTCTCCACACCAAAGCTTGCATCTTTATTTCCCTGCTCAATTCCGGTCTCGGCGAAAGCGGTTTTGAGTGCTTGCTCCGAGATGGTGAGGGTGGGGCTCAAATTTTGCCCAAAAAGATAGAGGGTGATTTTGTCGAGGGCGTTGGCATCCGTTGGGAAATTGAGCAGATATTGAACGCTGTCTTCGCTTTGTGCATCCACGCCGAGGGCTCCGAGAGAAGTGGTGATTTGGCCGCGCTCGGAGACGAGAGTGAGGGGAGCGGTGAGGAAGTTTTCTTCTTCAATTTGTAGGGCGAGCGCGGCCTCTTCAAACGAAGAGTATGCGGAAAAATCCACTTGGTCGGCGTGTATTCTGCTTAAAAAGTGGGCATCGGGGAGCTTTGTGATGTGGTAAGCCGCCGCAACAAAAGAAAGCAGCCCCACGGAGAGCAAAGCTCCGGCAAGCACTTGAGTCTGACTTCTAGTCATGATCTAGGGATTTGGATGTGGGTCCGCTTGGAGGCAAAATTTCCATTTCGTTTGGAATTTCCTTCATGTCCACCGCAGCCTTTGGGCTGGATTTGAGTTTGTGGATCGCCTTTTTTAGCAGTTTTTTACCCAGTTTTAAAAGTCCCGTGCCGGTTTCTTTGGCCACTTCACGCGTTTCACTTCCTTTCTTTGGCGCCAATCCCATTCCGATGGCGGATCCGATGGCCGTGCCCAAAATGGCACCCATGATGATGTCATCCATGCTGGATTTCTTCTTTCCATTTTCTTCAGACATAAGTCGGGGGTTATTTGTGGAGCTTATTGATGTTGCTTGCGCAACTTTATTGCTTAGGCACTGAAGTGCCTACTTGCGAGGCTTATGCAGTTCACGGGCATAGTCCACAGATTTGGTGGTGCGGATCAAGTTTACCTTGATCACTCCCGGGAAGGCAACTTCCTCTTCGATTTTGTCCGCCATGCTCTCCGCCAGGGCTTGCATGTCTGAATCTTGGATGCGGTCGCGGTCCACCATCACGCGAAGTTCACGCCCCGCCGACATGGCGAAGACTCGGTTCACGCCCTTAAAGGACATGGCCGCTTCTTCCAGTTTTTGGATGCGCTCAAAATAGTTGGTCACCGACTCTTGGCGCGCACCCGGGCGGCCTCCCGATATGGCATCCACTGCTTTCACAATAAAATCTTCCGGTGCCACGCAGGGCACTTTGTCGTGATGCGCAAAGGCCGCGTGAACAATGCGGGGGTCGTAGCCGTGTTTTTCTAAAATCTCTTTGGAAAGGTCGTCGTGCGCGCCTCCCACATCATGATCGATGGCTTTGCCAATGTCGTGATAAAAGGCTGCTTGCATCGCCACTTGCGTGTCCGCTCCAATCGCATCCGCGATCATGCGAGCGGCAAAGGCCATCTCGTTGGAGTGGCCCGTAACATTTTGTCCGTAACTGGTTCGCAGGTAGAGTCGTCCGGTGTAGTTCACCAACTCGGCGGGGGTGGTTTTGGGGTCCAGACCCAAGAGTTTGAGGGATTCTGCTCCTTTCTGATCGCAAAGTGCCATGATTTCCTTGTCCGCCTCATCCACCGCTTGCTTAATGAGTTCGTGATCGATGGACCCTTTCTTTTTTGCCAGCGTCTGAAGTTTTTCGATGGCTCGTTTGGCGATATTTCTTCGAATTAAATTCACTCCACCCACATGAATGGTTTGAGGGTTTCCAAGGTTGAAGATGATGGATACTGGCAGCAGGGATTCGAAATATTCCACATTGATTCCATTTTTTCCAACCAAGAGTCCCTTGAACTTGTCGTCTTTTACTGTGATGGAGGTGTTGTTTTTATCCACCGAACTGCCCACGCCCAAGCGTTGGATCACAATTTGCAAAATGGATTTGGCATGTCGGGATGCGTCTTCTTCCAAGTCTTCAAGCGCTTGTTTTTTGCGTGCTTCCGCGTTGGTTTGGATGAGCTCGTCCAGGTTGGCCCGGGCTTCTTCCAGGGCTTTTTCTGGCGTGAGTTTGCTGCGTTTGCCCAGTTCCTCCACCGTCTTTTTGCCGAGCTCTTCCTCAGCCTTTGAAAGTTGTTCCAAGTCCGCCTTGAGGCGCTGTACTTGCTCTTCCACCCCTTTGTTTCGGTCTTCTCTCCGTTTTAGAATTTCCTCTTTTTGATTGATGAGTTTTTCGCTTTTCTCCAGTGTTTCTTCCATGCTGGCTTCCTCCGCTGCAAAGGCTTTCTGCATGGCCAAGATGCGTTCTTTATTCTCATGAGCGATTTGCTTTGCCTCCGCCTCCGCTTCCTTGAGCTTCTGCTCCGCGTCTTTTAGGTCTCCCGTTTCTTGTGGATGAATTAAAAAGTAGGCTGCGGCACCCGAAATTCCGGCGGCGATGAGGGCGACAAAAAGGCTGAGAAGTGACATAGAATTGAATTTACCCGCATTTTAGCTTAAGATGCGGCCAATCGTAAAGCATATGCATTCACTAGAAGAAGCTAAAGGTCCGCGGCCCGATAGGGTTTTTGTTTTGCCGGACAGTTTTTTATGCTCCTCCGAGAAGCGCTTGCTGGATTTTAGTGAGTTTGTGTGGTTTTTTTGTGATAAATATAAACTGGACCCTGCTGTGGAACTGGCTTCGGAGGAGTGGCAAGACCAGCCCCATCCCAAAGCGAAGTGGGGGAGCTGGGCCGGTTATGGACGAAAAGGGCTTGAGGCTGTTTATGCGCAATACTGCAAAAGACATAGGGAGGAATGCCTCTACCGCGAAGAAGTGTTGGCGGAAGACCAAGCTCTAAGCTTCCCCCCGACATTTATACAAACATTCCAAGAAGTTCGAAAAGTAGTGACTGCGGCCCTAAGCTTACTCATTTAAGAACCTTCTTCAGAATTTTGAGCGCAGAGCTGATTTGGGCGGACGAGGTTTCGCGGCCCAGAGTGAGGCGCAAGGACTCGCCGGCTTTTTTGGGGGATTGACCCATGGCGAGGAGCACGGAGGAGGGTTCGGTTTTTCCGGAAGAACAGGCCGAGCCGCTGGAGGCGGCGAGGCCTTCCAGATCCAGGCGCATGACAAGAGTTTCGCCGAGTTGACCGGGAACATGGATGTTGATGTTGTTTTCTAAACGATGTTCTTGTGAACCGTTGAGCGAGAGGCCCGGAATGGTGAGGAGGCCTTCTAAAAGTTCATCTCGCAAAGCTCCAATTCGTGCGGCTTCTTTTTTGCTGTCCTTGAGGGTGAGTTCCAAGGCTTTGGCAAAACCCACAATCGCCGCCGTGTTCTCGGTTCCCCCTCGCATGCGAAACTCTTGTCCGCCCCCTAAAATGAGCGGCGTGATTTGCAGCCCTTCGCGAATATACAAGAGCCCAATCCCCTTGGGGCCATGAATTTTACCGCCATTGAGGCTCAGCAGATCCACCCCCAAGTGATCCACATTGATGTCTGAAAATCCTGGAGCTTGGCAGGCATCGGTGTGGAACAAAATCCCACGGTCTCTACATATTTTTGCGCTTTTTTTGATCGGCTGCAGTGTGCCCACCTCATTGTTGGCCAGCATCACAGAAACCAGTACGGTGTCTTTGCGCAGAGCGGCTTCAATTTCTTTGGGGTGAATAAGCCCTTCGCTGTCCGGCGCCACTTCAGTGAGTTCAAAGCCAAAATTGTCGCGCAAGTAACGGGCGGGCTCCAAAACAGCGGGGTGTTCGATGGCGGAAACCACCAGATGCTTGCCTCTCTCTTGTCTTCCAAAGGCTGCGCCATAAATGGCGGTGTTGCAGGATTCCGTTCCGCTTCCCATAAAAATGATTTCGTGTGGAGAAAAGGCTCCCAAAAGTTCCATGCAGGTGTTTCGCGCGCTGTCGATGGCGCCCCGAGCCGTCTGACCCATTTGGTGGATGGAGGAGGCGTTGGCGAAATGCTCCGTCAAATACGGCATCATCGCCTCGAGCACTCGCGGGTCGAGGGGGGTAGTGGCGGCATAGTCTAAATAAATCATACAAAGGCTTCTTCCGCCATTTCAGAGCTCAGCTCCGGAGCCAAAGATTTCATCGTACGAATGGATCTTTGTCTTCGAGGAGGTTCGCGCAAGCGTTTTAAATGTTTGGTCAGTCTTTGCTCCAATTTTTCTATGGCAAAATCCAGGGCTTCGGTGATGGTGTGTTTGGTTTCGCTGGTCATGAGGCGTTTTCGTGGAATCTCCAAAATACAGGTGAACGCGAAGGCGGTGTGCTTGTGGTGTTTTTGAATTTCGGGAAAGAAATGTACGGCATCCGAGTCCGGGTAATGCGCTTCAATCACTGGCATCAATGCCTCCAACTTTTTGGCCAGATAAGTTTCGAATTGTTCCTGTTCCGGCTCTGTAAGATTGCGGACCCTTTTGTGAATTCTCATGGTGGCGGGGTTAAGAGCTAAACGGAAGATCACTGTATCATACCTTCCAAATAATTTCATCCGTTTTTGTATCCATATTTATTTTGCGGGCCAAGACAAAAAGAAAATCGGAAAGGCGATTGAGGTAGGGGGTGATGTTTTTTGGGAGACCGGAAACTTCACACACTCGGCGTTCAGCACGGCGGCAAATGGCGCGGGCACGGTGCACTTGGCAAGCCAGCGGATGACCGCCAGGCAGGATGAAATTCTTGAGCGGAGGCAGTTCGTTCTCCAATTCATAAATGCTTTTTTCCAAGCGCTTGAGCTCTTCTTCAAGCACCACGCGGCCGGCATCCACACGCGTATCCGCCACCAAAGATCCAATCAAAAAAATGTTTTCCTGAATGTCTTCGAGCTCCAGCCCGGTGAGGTTGGAATTGAGCTCATCCAAAACGCCCACGGCTTCCACTCTTGGGTCTGTTTTCTTGACTCTTTCTCCCGAATACAGACTGGTTTCCCCTTGATCTCCGGACTTGGTGACGATGCTCATGAGTAAAGCATACAAATGTATTGCTTCCGTCTCAAGCCCTTTGCTAAGCTGGCGGCACTTTAACTCAAGCACCCATGGCAGACGCTGTTATGCAAGAAAAGATCAAGCTTCTTCAAGAGAAACTTCAAGAACTCAAAGAGCTCAAAAGTCTGATGAAGGATATTGAAGACGATATCCCCATGGAGCTGGAAGATCTTATGCTTCAACTCAAGGACCTCAAAAAACAGGCCAAGGATCGTAAAGATGAACACTTGAAGCAGATTCTTACGGACAATTTGGAATACAGCGAATACCGCGAACGCGTGCAGGCGGCAAAGGAAGAAATCGCACAAGCAAAATTGGAAATCTTCACCATTGCGGCGAACCAAACCCGAGAACATGGGGATTTGGACCAAACGGTGGTGGTGGATGGTGCTCCTTTCCGTTTGCAAACTCAAAAGGAAGTGGCCGTTTACCTCAACGGGAAAGTGATCAAGTAGTTGCCGTTTGCTTGAATGCGGGCTCCCACTTGAATCCTGCGCTCACCAAATTGGCACCGATCAAAGCAAAGAGTTCTGGATACGGAAGGCTGAACTGCGCAAAGATTCCGAAAATCCCAGCGGCCATGGCTCCGTACGCCACCTGCTTCCATGGAAGGAATGGGGAGGTTTTGGGTTCCGCAAGCATGATGCAGGCAAAGAAATAGATGAAAGAATCCATAAAGGTGAAGCGAAGGGCCTCGGCGTCCGTGCGGAGATAATGGAGCACCGCAAAGACCGCAAGAAAGCTGACCACCAGAGGAAATTTACGCCACACGGCAAATCCTCCAAAAATCCATACCGCCATCAAGAGCAGGGAAATGGGCAGTTCGACGCCCCAAAAATTCACAACCCAAAAGGAAGCGCCCCACCAAGAGGCGAAGGGGAGGTCCCAGCCCACGATGGCACCCAGTCCCGCGCTGATTAAAATTCCCGTTGCGGCGGGGTTGATGATGGGAGAGTTCTTCCATTCTACAAAAAACTTGAGGGTGATGGCCGTGACCGTGGCGAGCACGGGGTAAACAAGCGCGGGGAGTCCGCCTGCCGGATGCAAGACGAGGAAGATCAATAAACAAGTGACCACGGTGTCCCAAATGTTCTTACGCTTGCTCGAAAACCGCGTGTAAAACGCGTAGAGCAAGAGGCCAAAACCCAGCGTGAGCCCCAAGTGGAGTACGCTTGCGCTTCCCCAATTGTAACCCAAGGCCACTGCTGCAAAAACCGAAAGGAAGAGTGCAAACCGTTTGATGGGATCGAGCTTGAATTTCATAGGCGTGTGTGAGAAAGTATTTTCCACAGTATTCTAACACTCTCCATGCAAAATACCATTCGTTACGCACTCTTTTTGTTCATCGTCAGCGGACTTCTTTTTACAGCCTGTGATCGTGAAGTGGTGGACCCTGATTTGGAGATCCCAACTGCTGAAGAAGTTGAGGAGGCGACCGGGATAGACACTCTCGAAATGGATGAAGCGACGGATGAGGATGGAAATCCAGTGCCTCAAGTAGAGGACGACCCCGAGGACACCAGCTCCACTAGAAACGGATCCACCGGCAGTGACTCTGCGTCTGCCGAAGAAAGCAGTGTGTATGAAGATGGCACTTATTCCGCTGATGGCAGCTACACCAGCCCCGCCGGCGCCGAGAGCATTGGGGTTTCTTTGATCGTTGAGAACGACATCGTCACAAGCGTGAGCATTCAGAATAAAGCCACCGATGCAAACAGCGTCATTTATCAGCAGCTTTTTACGGAGGGGATTTCCGCTCAAGTGATCGGTAAATCTTTGGACGAAATCGGGGGATACAGCTCCGTGAATGGCAGCTCACTCACTCCCAATGGTTTTGATCAGGCCTTGGCCAGCATTAAAATGGAAGCGGCTCTGTGAGAATTGAGCTCCAGCATCGTGCGCTAGGAACGCCCATTTTGGTGACGGTGGTTTTGGGTGCAGAAGAGGATGAAGAGCGGGCACGGGCGGCCGTGGCACTGGCTTTTGCAGAGGCGGACCGAATTGAGCAGACTTATTCGCGATTCTTGGAAGGCAACGAACTGAGCCGACTCAACGCTCGGGTGGGGCAGTGGACAGCGGTGAGTGAAGAGTTCTACAAGTTGATTGAGTTCGGGGAGCGGGTGAAACAAAAAACAGGCGGCGCTTTTGATCTTACTGTGAAAACCATTTTGGAGGGCTGGGGGTACGATGCGAACTATTCCTTAAAAGAAAGCGTGCCCGGGCACACGGGGCGAATTGACCTGCTGGAGGGAAAAGTGCGACTGAGAGCAGCGATGGAACTCGGCGGGCTTGGAAAGGGCTACGCCATCGACCGCATGGATAGCTTTTTGCAGGACTTTGAAAATGTGTGCATCAATGCCGGCGGCGATTTGCGTGTGCGAGGGGATGATTCAGAGCTCCGCCGAGGATGGCGGATCGTTTTTGAGCATCCCACGGATATCACCAAGGGCATTGGCTTTGTGGACGCGAGTGATTTGGCTTTGGCGTGCAGCAGTCCTTCGCGCCGAAGCTGGCGAGACAAGCACCACCTGGTGGATGCCCGTAACGGCCAGCCAGCCTCCGATATGCTGGCGGTCTACACACAGTCAAGCGCGGCCCTTTTGGCGGATGCGTACTCCACAGCACTTTTTGTGATGGGCTATGAAAAAGCCAAGGCTCTGTTGGGGGCGGATGGGTCGCTTTGCGGTCTGGTGGAAGCCATGTTGATCGGGCCTGATGGAAAGATTTTTTTGAGCGCTGGGTTCCAGGGGGAGTTGTTTGAGAAGTAAGGGTGGAGGCGCTGCGGTGACACCATCTGGAAGCTACACTAAAGCCGCAATGACGCACAGCAAAAGTAAGGCGACCCAGGCTTTATTCTTCAAAAGGTAGTGGGGCTTGATCACCAGAGCCGGATCTTTAATGAAAAGCGCGCTGGTGTACATGATCAGTGCCAGGGGTAGGATGAGTTGGGGGAGAGGCCAGCCCGCTTTATACAGTTGATAGGAAGAACCGACAATCAGTAAGTAGGCGGCGATGCGGATGGGATGGCAGACAAATGGAGTGTAGTAGCGGAGCACGGGTTTGTGCTCTGCGGCACGAGTGCTGCCGAGCAGTTTGATATCACTACGGCGTTTGTGTGTAAGGAAGAGGAGAATGAGTGAAAATAAAAAAACAAAGTAGGGAATTTGAAGTGCTTCGGGGGGCTCTTTTAGGCCTGCTGCCATGCGGAGCATGAAGTTGGCTCCAATGAGTAAAAGATCGAGTATTGGTAGATTTTTGAGCCCAAGAGAGTAGGCCGTGGTGAACAGAAAGTAGAGCCCAATCAGCAGTCCATAAAAAATGCCGACTTGGCTTATAACGGCCACGACGATGAGCAAGAGAACGGTGGTAACCGCGAGTGCTTCCTTCCCGGTGACTTTTCCGCTGGCGAGGGGGCGGTTTTTTTTGGTGGGGTGGAGGCGGTCTTTGCTCCGGTCGAGCCAGTCGTTTGCAATGTAGGTCACGGAAGAAATTGCACAGAGGCCGATGAACCCAAGGAGGAGATTCGACCAAGGCTGGACGCTTGTGGCAAACAACACCGGAGCAAAAATGATGAGGTTTTTGTACCATTGTTCAATGCGGAGCAGTTTGCGGATGGTTTGAAAAGTTTCCATTATTTTTTACAAATGATCTTAAGTGCGGCGGGGAGTGTTTCCACGGTCACCACTTTTCCTTTCAACACCTCCCCATCCAATTGGAATTTGAACTCTTTGGGGCTTTTGATAGAAATCGTTTTACCCTTGTGGTGCTGCAGTAAGCCCTTGGAAGTAAGCACGAGTATATTGAGCACTCCATCGTCAGGCCGGATGGGCACGAGGGGAAAGGGGAAGGCGTTGAACACCATGATGCTGCGGGCAAACACGGCACTTCGCTGCCCGTCTATGGTGAGTTTATAAGGCTCCGGCCGGTAAAACAGAGCTGTTTTTAAAAAGACCCAAGCATAAGCGAGCAGGCCCAGTTTCCGCTTGAGTTCGCGCGGAGTTTCTTGCATGAGAAAGGCGTCGTAGCCGCGGCCAACCGCAATGGTTCCGTAGTGCGTGCGGTTGATGCGCATGATGTCCAACGAACGAGGTTTGCCGGTGAGTCCCATTTTGAGGGCGCGACCGGGCTGGAGCAGTGGAATGCCCAACGAGAGGGCGAGTAAATTCCCGCTGCCTTGCGGCACCACCACGAGTGGCATTTCCGCCTTGGTCTCCATCATGGCGCGCACCACTTCCGCCACGGTGCCGTCGCCGCCGCTCACTACCACTCGATCGTATGGGTTCTTAAAAAGCGGCAAAAGATCTTGGTTTGGCCTTGTTTCGTACCATGTGTAGTCGTAACCGTGTTTTTCTAAAATACCTTGAAATAGGGCGCTTGTGTCGCCCCATTTCTTGTGCCCTGAAACGGGGTTGAAAATGACGAGTGCTTTCTTCATATTAGCCGGGAAAAGATTTTTGCGTCCAGGAGGTAAAGCACTTTGTCGATCCACGATTCATCCCGACCCACGAGGGTTTTAACTTGTATAAAATCGCCTCCACTATTACGGGCCAGGCGCCCATCGATGATGGCCAAGTTCCCAATCACAAGGAGCGGCTTCCCGCCCTCATTCCCCACTAGATCCAGTAGCTTTTTATTCGGCTTGCGAAGCTTGGTCTCCAAGTAGGGGACCCCACAAGTTTTTGCGACTCTTCTGTTCCGGCTTATGTCTTTGCTATTGGTGCACAAATGCAGTTCATTCTTGGCTTTAAGCTCTTTTATTTTCCGCAGCACCGGCGCCTTTATTTTGTCTGAACCCTCCTCCGTGAGGGTCCCATCTATATCTAAAAAAATAAGTTTCCCTTCAAACGGCGTATTGAGTTCACTGAAGAATTTCATCTCTTTGATTATAGCAAGACCAAGTCGTTGACTCCACTCACAAAAAGGGTAGCATTTAAGACTCTCGTAACCACTGCCTATGAACTGGATTTTTTGGCTTCTGGTTTCGGCGGAACTGATCTCTGTTTCGTTGTGTTTTTGGAGTGTTTATAGGCTCTACAAATACATCCGCGCGTACTGTTTTGCTGAATCGGTGTACACGCTTCTTTTTGGGTTTGTGCGGTTGAGATATTTTGTTTATGCCTACCTCACCATTGTCTTTTTGGCCACCATCGCCGGGTTCATTTTTGCCTTTTCACTCCTCAATCATGACTTCTCCGCGCAAGAATTTTAAAGGCCAGATGGATGATGAGGTGGTGCTCTCCTACTTTCGTCGACACTGGATTCACATCGCACTTCCTTTGACCACGCTGCCCCTCTCTTTCTTTGCTTTCATCTTTCTCCTCATTTACACTTTTGGGGCTCAAAATCCCACGAATTTGATGGTGGGCCTCATTGTTTTGGGCCTTCTTTTCATCACGGGGTTGATTCATCATCAATTTCTTTGTGTGTTTCGTTACTACCTCAGCACGGTGATCGCCACCAATATGCGCGTGGTGATTTTGGATAAATCTGTATTTTTTAGGGACAGCAAGACCGCCGTTGACTTGGGTAAAATTCAGGACATTCAAAAAAAACAGATTGGGGCCTTTCAGCATCTGTTCAAGTTTGGCACTTTGCGTTTGGAGCTTTCGGGGGGGGAGCCCATTGAAATCTCTTTGGTGCCTCAGCCAGATTTTCAGTTCAAGAAGTTCAATGAACTCAAAAAGTGGCGGGATGAACGGGACTCGAACCCGCGACCTCTGCCGTGACAGGGCAGCGCTCTAACCAACTGAGCTACCATCCCACTTAAGGGCTTGCGCACTGTAGCAAAGCAAGAACTGCTATGCAAGCGAAAGCGGGGGGTGCCTCTTGCGCGGCGTTATTGCTTAGGCACTGAAGTGCCTGGGTGCCGCTTGCGCGGGGGGCTGAGTTCGGGTAAAACAGTTTCGCTTTAAAATATTCCCATGCGAATCGGCATCGATGCTCGAATGTACAGCACGGAGTTTACGGGAATTGGAAGATATGTGTATGAATTGGTTAAACAGCTGAAGGAACTGGATGATAAAAACGAGTTCGTCCTTTTCATGAATTCGCCGGAATACGAAAAATTTGAGGAAACGCGCCGCGTCAAAAAAGTTCTCGTAAAAGCCAAGCATTACTCCTTGCGAGAACAGCTGGGTTATTTGTGGACGCTGAAACGCGCCAAGTTGGACTTGATGCATTTCACTCATTTCAATGCACCGATTTTTTACCGCGCACCCAGCGTGGTGACCATTCATGACCTGACTTTGTCTTTTTTCCCGGGCAAAAAAATGAACTCAGCCTTTTACCGGGCCGCCTATAATCTTGTGCTCAAATCGGCTGTTAAAAATGCTAAAAAAGTGATTGCGGTTTCTGAGAATACCAAGGCGGATTTGATCGAAATCGCCCACACGGCGCCCGCCAAAGTGGAAGTGATTTACGAGGGGGTTGGAGAAGAGTTTGGGCCGCGCGGCGATAAGGAATTTCAGGAGCAGATTCTTCAAAAATATGGTGTTGCGAGGGACTTTTTGCTCTACACCGGAGTTTGGCGCGGGCACAAGAATTTGGTGAATTTGATCCGGGCTTTTGCGCTGCTCCGTGAGGGGCCCGAGGCTTTTGATTTTCAATTGGTCATCACGGGTGAGGAGGATCCTTACTACCCCGAGGTGAAGCGCACCGTGAAAGAACTTGGTCTTGAACATCACACGGTTTACACCGGCATGGTTCCCGAAAAAGAGTTGGTGGCCTTGTATCAGAGTGCAACCGCTTATGTTTTCCCTTCACTTTACGAAGGGTTTGGCCTTCCTCCGCTTGAAGCCATGCGCTGCGGAACTCCGGTGGTGGCCTCCAAAAGCTCCTGCATTCCGGAAATTTGTGGGGAAGCCAGTGCTCTCTATT from Candidatus Gracilibacteria bacterium encodes:
- a CDS encoding cob(I)yrinic acid a,c-diamide adenosyltransferase, giving the protein MSIVTKSGDQGETSLYSGERVKKTDPRVEAVGVLDELNSNLTGLELEDIQENIFLIGSLVADTRVDAGRVVLEEELKRLEKSIYELENELPPLKNFILPGGHPLACQVHRARAICRRAERRVCEVSGLPKNITPYLNRLSDFLFVLARKINMDTKTDEIIWKVGYSDLPFSS
- a CDS encoding UbiA family prenyltransferase → METFQTIRKLLRIEQWYKNLIIFAPVLFATSVQPWSNLLLGFIGLCAISSVTYIANDWLDRSKDRLHPTKKNRPLASGKVTGKEALAVTTVLLLIVVAVISQVGIFYGLLIGLYFLFTTAYSLGLKNLPILDLLLIGANFMLRMAAGLKEPPEALQIPYFVFLFSLILLFLTHKRRSDIKLLGSTRAAEHKPVLRYYTPFVCHPIRIAAYLLIVGSSYQLYKAGWPLPQLILPLALIMYTSALFIKDPALVIKPHYLLKNKAWVALLLLCVIAALV
- a CDS encoding diacylglycerol kinase family protein; translation: MKKALVIFNPVSGHKKWGDTSALFQGILEKHGYDYTWYETRPNQDLLPLFKNPYDRVVVSGGDGTVAEVVRAMMETKAEMPLVVVPQGSGNLLALSLGIPLLQPGRALKMGLTGKPRSLDIMRINRTHYGTIAVGRGYDAFLMQETPRELKRKLGLLAYAWVFLKTALFYRPEPYKLTIDGQRSAVFARSIMVFNAFPFPLVPIRPDDGVLNILVLTSKGLLQHHKGKTISIKSPKEFKFQLDGEVLKGKVVTVETLPAALKIICKK
- a CDS encoding Rnase Y domain-containing protein → MSLLSLFVALIAAGISGAAAYFLIHPQETGDLKDAEQKLKEAEAEAKQIAHENKERILAMQKAFAAEEASMEETLEKSEKLINQKEEILKRREDRNKGVEEQVQRLKADLEQLSKAEEELGKKTVEELGKRSKLTPEKALEEARANLDELIQTNAEARKKQALEDLEEDASRHAKSILQIVIQRLGVGSSVDKNNTSITVKDDKFKGLLVGKNGINVEYFESLLPVSIIFNLGNPQTIHVGGVNLIRRNIAKRAIEKLQTLAKKKGSIDHELIKQAVDEADKEIMALCDQKGAESLKLLGLDPKTTPAELVNYTGRLYLRTSYGQNVTGHSNEMAFAARMIADAIGADTQVAMQAAFYHDIGKAIDHDVGGAHDDLSKEILEKHGYDPRIVHAAFAHHDKVPCVAPEDFIVKAVDAISGGRPGARQESVTNYFERIQKLEEAAMSFKGVNRVFAMSAGRELRVMVDRDRIQDSDMQALAESMADKIEEEVAFPGVIKVNLIRTTKSVDYARELHKPRK
- a CDS encoding HPF/RaiA family ribosome-associated protein, with product MRIHKRVRNLTEPEQEQFETYLAKKLEALMPVIEAHYPDSDAVHFFPEIQKHHKHTAFAFTCILEIPRKRLMTSETKHTITEALDFAIEKLEQRLTKHLKRLREPPRRQRSIRTMKSLAPELSSEMAEEAFVGFI
- a CDS encoding FAD:protein FMN transferase, whose product is MRIELQHRALGTPILVTVVLGAEEDEERARAAVALAFAEADRIEQTYSRFLEGNELSRLNARVGQWTAVSEEFYKLIEFGERVKQKTGGAFDLTVKTILEGWGYDANYSLKESVPGHTGRIDLLEGKVRLRAAMELGGLGKGYAIDRMDSFLQDFENVCINAGGDLRVRGDDSELRRGWRIVFEHPTDITKGIGFVDASDLALACSSPSRRSWRDKHHLVDARNGQPASDMLAVYTQSSAALLADAYSTALFVMGYEKAKALLGADGSLCGLVEAMLIGPDGKIFLSAGFQGELFEK
- a CDS encoding glycosyltransferase family 1 protein, which encodes MRIGIDARMYSTEFTGIGRYVYELVKQLKELDDKNEFVLFMNSPEYEKFEETRRVKKVLVKAKHYSLREQLGYLWTLKRAKLDLMHFTHFNAPIFYRAPSVVTIHDLTLSFFPGKKMNSAFYRAAYNLVLKSAVKNAKKVIAVSENTKADLIEIAHTAPAKVEVIYEGVGEEFGPRGDKEFQEQILQKYGVARDFLLYTGVWRGHKNLVNLIRAFALLREGPEAFDFQLVITGEEDPYYPEVKRTVKELGLEHHTVYTGMVPEKELVALYQSATAYVFPSLYEGFGLPPLEAMRCGTPVVASKSSCIPEICGEASALYFDPYDPQDICNAIQKLLLDETLQKELRECGLKHSLKFSWEKMAERTLAVYNEAL
- a CDS encoding YtxH domain-containing protein; amino-acid sequence: MSEENGKKKSSMDDIIMGAILGTAIGSAIGMGLAPKKGSETREVAKETGTGLLKLGKKLLKKAIHKLKSSPKAAVDMKEIPNEMEILPPSGPTSKSLDHD
- a CDS encoding cysteine desulfurase family protein, with translation MIYLDYAATTPLDPRVLEAMMPYLTEHFANASSIHQMGQTARGAIDSARNTCMELLGAFSPHEIIFMGSGTESCNTAIYGAAFGRQERGKHLVVSAIEHPAVLEPARYLRDNFGFELTEVAPDSEGLIHPKEIEAALRKDTVLVSVMLANNEVGTLQPIKKSAKICRDRGILFHTDACQAPGFSDINVDHLGVDLLSLNGGKIHGPKGIGLLYIREGLQITPLILGGGQEFRMRGGTENTAAIVGFAKALELTLKDSKKEAARIGALRDELLEGLLTIPGLSLNGSQEHRLENNINIHVPGQLGETLVMRLDLEGLAASSGSACSSGKTEPSSVLLAMGQSPKKAGESLRLTLGRETSSAQISSALKILKKVLKGVSLGPQSLLFELLGMFV